GTATGCCATTTTTAGTATCGTACGGTGTGTTTTTGGCGCCTTACCCTCATTACTTGGTTGTAGCATATTAAAATCTGTATGTATAGGTAATGTTTGCCATACAGCATCGTCTAAGATACCATCTATTTTAGGTGGATTGCTAATACGTTCTGCAACGATAATTTTAGATGGCTCTGTTTGAGCTGTAAGTATTGAAATAAAAAATAAGCTAAAAAATAAGGGTAAGGAGTAATTCACTGAAAATGAGGTGTTTTAATAAATTGGGAATGTCTAAACAAAATTATTGTTCCAATGCTTTTCTTTTCATAAGGAAATGTTAAATAATTTTGTTTATTAATTTATTGAAATAGATAAACAAAAATTACACTAATTTTACATAAATGAAAGAGAAAACAGAAGTAGCAACATTTGCAAATGGTTGTTTTTGGTGTACGGAAGCCGTATTTCAACGCTTTAAGGGTGTAAACAAAGTACAGTCTGGATTTACTGGCGGAATGATTAAAAATCCGCCTTATAGAGAAGTTGTTTCAGGAAGAACTGGTCATGCAGAAGCTTTACAGATTACCTTTAATCCAGATATTATTACTTTTAAAGAGCTTTTGTATGTGTTTTTTTCTACACACGATCCTACCACTTTAAATAGGCAAGGTGCAGATGTTGGTACACAATATAGGAGTGCTATATTTTACCATTCCAATAGTCAAAAAGAAATGGCTAAAGCTGTTATTAAAGAGTTAGATGCAGATACCATTTTTAATGCGCCTATAGTTACAGAGGTTACTGAAGCTTCTGAATTTTATGTGGCAGAAGAAGAACATCAAAATTTTTATAATAACCATCCTGAGTATGGATATTGTAAATTTGTAATAGATCCTAAAATAAATAAAATACAGAAGTATTTCTCTGATAAACTAAATTAAAGAATGGCATTATACCGAAATTTTGAAGAATTTAATATAGAAGTAACAGATGAAATAAAGTCTCAATTTTCTTCTATCATAACTAACTTAGGAGAAGATGTAGCGCGAGAAGGTATAGTAAAAACACCAGAACGTGCAGCAAAGGCAATGCAGTTTTTAACATCTGGATATGATATAGATGCTGCAGAGATCCTTAAAGGCGCTATGTTTAAAGAGGATTATAATGATATGGTTGTAGTAAAAAACATTGAGCTTTATTCACTTTGTGAACACCATATGTTACCATTTTTCGGTAAAGCCCATATAGCCTATATCCCTAATGGACATATTGTAGGACTTAGTAAACTACCAAGAGTTGTAGATGTGTTTGCAAGACGTTTACAAGTGCAAGAACGTTTAACTCACGACATTTTAGAATGTATTAATGATACATTAAAACCAAAAGGTGTTGCTGTTGTTATTGAGGCTAGCCATATGTGTATGATGATGCGTGGCGTGCAAAAGCAAAACAGCACTACAACAACATCTGGTTTTAGAGGACAGTTTGAAGCTCAGGAGACTAGAAATGAGTTTCTTAAACTTATTAGTAGCGATTTAGCTTAGAGAGAACACAACAATTTCGGCATCTTTTTTGTTATTAAGATATAGATTCATCAATTTAAATTAATCAACATGAAAAACCGAAATTATAAATTATTAGGAAAAAGTGTTCTTATGGATGCTATAGGTATGGCTACAATGGCTATACCTGTTTTAGGGCCGTTTGTAGATATCTTATGGGCGCCGATTGCAGCTAAGAAAATGACAGAAATGTTTCCTGGCAGAAAAGGGAAAATTGCATCTGTAATTACTTTTCTTGAAGAAATTTTACCGTTTACAGATGTTATTCCAACATTTACATTAATGTGGTTATATACCTATGTTTGGAGTACATCTAAAGAAGTAGTACAAGAACCAATTGAGGTGGAGATAGTTTCATAAAATCATTTGCAATCAATATATAACCTCAAGAGTTTTCTTGAGGTTTTTTTATACAAAAAAAGAGCGGCTAACCACAACCGCTCTTTTAAATTCAAATCAATACGAATTAAAGCGTATTAATTATTCAACAATCACGTTGAATGTCTGTGTTACATCTGTTTCACCACCAGCATTAGTAATGTCGCCTTCTGCAACACCACTAGCATCTTTGCTCGGTTCGTGACGCAATGTTACTGTAAAAGTTCCGTTTGAAGCTTCACCGGTTATTAAGCTAAAGTTAATTCCTACAGGATTTCCATCTGCATCTGCATCTGCATAATCTGTAGTAACATTTAAGCTAGTAGATGCTTGATAAAAAAACTGGTGCTCATCTGCCTCTTCTGCAACCTCTTCGGTAATATCTTCTGCAGGAGATTCTGTTTCGTTAAGTAATGTAACTGTTCCCGTATAGGTAGTGTTAGCCAATAGGTTTACATCATCTATCACAGGAGCGTTTGGTCCATCACCATCTAAATCTGTAGCAGTAAATGTTACTGTTGGGTTACCTTCAGAAGTTAAAGAAATTGTAGTTGTAGTAATTAATTCTTCTTCATTCACTATTTCTGGAATACTATCATCATCACTTGAACAAGAGAAAATAAATAATGATGCAAGGGCTAAAGTTGATAATTGTTTTAAGGTGTTCATTGTTTGCTTTTTTAGTATGTAGTGGTTGAACCTATCGAAACCACTTTGATATTAATTTATGTATGATGATTTCGAATGGCTCAATCATCGTAAGTTATTGTTAGTAATTTAATTTTAGTCTTAGAGTTACGTTTCTTCCTAAATCATCTGCATAATAGCGTAGTCTATTTAAGTAGTCACGATACTCTGTATTAAAAATATTTGAGACATCAAGCCCAACATTTAATGTGCTTTTATTAAACACAGAAAAGTCTATACTGCTTGTAAAACCTAGTAAATGATAAGCATCTGGTGGTGTGCTTAAATCAACTACTTCAGTAGTTTCGGTCTCTGGGATAAAAACTTCAAAATTGTTATTTGGAAATTCATTTTGTCTAAAAACATATTGGCTTGTAATACCTAATTTTAGGTTATTTAATTTTTCATTTTTAAACGTTAAACTATTTGTTGTGTTAACTGGCGGCATATTTATTAACGCACGATCTAAAGAGGTATCTCTTCCTTTAACGATACTAAGCTGGTGGTTTGTGCTAAAACTTTTAGTAAGCTGTAACCTGGCATCAACATCTACTCCTAATAATCTTGCTTGAGTTTGCCTGTATTCCCAAACCTGAAAATTACCTCGTATGGTTTGCTCTATACCAGTTGGTTCAATTAAGATAAAATCTGAAATGAAGTTAGCAAATGGACTTACAGAAAATGAAATATGCTTAGTGTCGTGCTCTAACGTGACACTAAATTTATTAGCTCTTTCTGAATTAAAACTTAAGTCGCCAATTTCTATTCGAGATGCTGAATGGTGTAAACCTTCACTAAATAATTCTGAAGGGTTTGGAGATCTTGAAGCTAATGAATAGTTACCAAGAAGCTTATATGTATTATTTAATGCTAAACTAAAGCCAGCAGTTGCAGAAACATTATGATAATCGAAATTCGGATTTGTAAGGATCTGATTTTCATTTCTATCTATTTCAAACTCTGGATAGGTTTCATCATAACCGCGCTCTTCCCATCTAGATAGCCTATAAAATTTAAAAGCATCTATATTTTGAAAGTCATAACGTAAGCCAGATTCTACAGTTAACGTAGGAGATAGGTTATACGTTAGTGCGGCATAAGCTCCTAAATCGTAACGTTCATAATCTGGTATTAACCGTCTTACTCCAGTTGATGGA
This region of Croceibacter atlanticus HTCC2559 genomic DNA includes:
- the folE gene encoding GTP cyclohydrolase I FolE, yielding MALYRNFEEFNIEVTDEIKSQFSSIITNLGEDVAREGIVKTPERAAKAMQFLTSGYDIDAAEILKGAMFKEDYNDMVVVKNIELYSLCEHHMLPFFGKAHIAYIPNGHIVGLSKLPRVVDVFARRLQVQERLTHDILECINDTLKPKGVAVVIEASHMCMMMRGVQKQNSTTTTSGFRGQFEAQETRNEFLKLISSDLA
- the msrA gene encoding peptide-methionine (S)-S-oxide reductase MsrA: MKEKTEVATFANGCFWCTEAVFQRFKGVNKVQSGFTGGMIKNPPYREVVSGRTGHAEALQITFNPDIITFKELLYVFFSTHDPTTLNRQGADVGTQYRSAIFYHSNSQKEMAKAVIKELDADTIFNAPIVTEVTEASEFYVAEEEHQNFYNNHPEYGYCKFVIDPKINKIQKYFSDKLN